The sequence GAACGAGCAGGGGCTGCTCGACACCGAGGTCGCCCAGCGCATCGTCGACGAGCTCGACCCGAGCACGTTCAACGAGCGCGCGCTCGATCTCGTCACGCTCGACGGTGAGGTGGGCGCGGTCCCGAGCGACGGATGGGTGCACCTGATCGCGTACCGCGCCGACCTGTTCGAGGCGGCCGGCGTCGAGGTGCCGGGCAGTCTCGAGGAGCTCGCCGAGGCGGCGACCACGCTCGCGGGTTCCGGGGTCACGGGCATCGCGCTCGGAACCCAGCCCGGAACGCCCTCTTCGACGGAGGCGGTCGAGTCCACCTTCCTGACGACGGGCTGCCAGCTGGTCGAGGACGGCACCGTGACCATCGACTCCGACGAGTGCACGAACGCGGCCGAGTCGTTCAACGTGCTGGCGCAGTCGAGCCTCGCGGGGGAGTTCGACGTGCCGAGCGCGCGCGCCGCCTACCTCGCGGGCAACGCCGCGATGCTGCTCTTCTCGACCCACATCCTCGACGAGGTCGCCGGGCTCGACCCCGACAACCCGGTCACGTGCGCCGAGTGCGCGGCGGACCCGACCTTCCTCGCCGCGAACACGCAGTTCATCACGATCCTCGATGAGAGCAACCCGGCGCAGTACGGTTCCACGCTGAACTACGGCGTTCCCGTGGGCGCGCACGCGGAGGAGGCGCAGATGTTCATCGAGTACCTGCTGAACGACGGCTACATCGACACGCTCGCCATGGCCACCGAGGGCCGGCTGCCGCTGCGGCTCGGCACCCCCGACGAGCCCACGACGTTCATCGACGAGTGGGGCACCCTGCCCTTCGGTGTCGACCGCGCGTCCGGCCAGTCGATCGCCGACGTGTACGGCGCGGACATCGTCGAAGCGTTGAGTGGCGGCATGGACGCGATCAGCCGCTGGGCGTTCGGCACGCCCGACGCACCGTTGGAAGGCGCGGTGTTCTCACAGAACGTGCTGAGTCAGAACCTCGACCAGCTCTACGCGGGTACGCCGGCGGCCGACGTGACCGCCACGATGGCCGAGCAGGTGAGCGCACTGCAGGCGGAGCTCGGGCTGCAGTGACCTCCGTCTCTCCACGGACCTCCCTCTGGTCGCGGCTCAGCCGCGGCCAGAGGGAGAACCTGAACGGCTACCTCCTCTCCGGGCCGTCGCTGCTCGTCGTCATGCTCGTCGTCATCGTGCCGTTCCTCGCGGTGATCGTGTTCGCGTTCGCCGACATCCGCCTCATCGACATCCCGACCCTCTCGCTCTGGGACATCGAGTGGACGCTGGACAACTTCACGGCTGCGATGAGCTCGGGCGCGTTCTGGGGTGCGCTGTGGACCACCATCGTCTACGCGACCTTCACGACCCTCGGCGCCATCGTGGTCGGCCTCTCGGTCGCGCTCGCGATGCGCCGGCCGTTCCGCGGGCGCGGCCTTGTTCGTGCGCTGCTCCTGGTGCCCTACGTCCTCCCGGTGATCGCCGCGGCGACGATCTGGCGCACGATGCTGAATCCGCAGTACGGCGTCGTGAACGCGTTCGGCATGGAGTTCCTCGGCTGGGAGCGGCCGATCAGCTTCCTGTCGACGACCACGGGCGAGATCGCCGGCATCCCCGTTCCGGTCGCATTGACCACCGTGATCGTGTTCGAGATCTGGAAGACCGCGCCACTGGCCTTCCTCTTCATCACGGCCCGGCTGCAGAGCATCCCCAGCGACATCGAAGAGGCCGCGGCGCTCGACGGCGCGAACTCGCGCCAGATCCTGACGAAGATGATCATGCCGCAGCTGCGCAACGTGATTCTCTTGCTGCTCCTGCTGCGCTTCATCTGGTCGTTCCAGAGCTTCAACGACATCTACCTGCTGACCGGCGGTGCCGGCGGTACGCAGGTCATGGCGGTGAAGGTGTACACCGAGCTCATCACGCGCGCCAACATCGGCAGCGCGGCCGCGTACGGACTGCTCATGTCCGTGATCCTCGCCGCCCTGCTCGTCGTCTACGTCCTCGTCTCCCGGCGGAAGGAGCGGATGTGAGTACCCGCCGTAGGAACAGCCTGAGCAGCTCCCCGGTCGATCGCGTCCTGCGATGGAGCGTCATCGTGATCGCCCTTGTGCTCAGCGTCGGCCCGGTGCTGTACGGCATCATCCTCTCGGTGCGGCCGTTCAGCGCCGTCACCAACGAGCCGCTGGACCTGCTGCCCGCGCCGTCAGAGCTCGATTTCTCCGCGTACTGGGACGCGCTGCTGCCGGCGAGCGAGGGCGGTTTCGGGCTCGGCCAGTTCGTGCTGAACTCGGCCCTGCTCGCGATCGGCACGGTCGTGCTCTCGCTGCTCGCGAGCGTCTTCGGCGCCTATGCGGCCGCCCGCCTACGCTATCGGGGACGTTCGACCACGAACGCCATCATCCTCGCCGTGTACCTCTTCCCGGGGATCGTGCTCGCGGTGCCGCTCTTCGTGATGCTGAGCCGTGTCGGCCTCACCGGCAACCTCATCGGCCTGCTCATCGTCTACGTGGCGCTCACCGTGCCGGTCGCCCTCTACATGGTGCGCAACTACTTCCTCGCCCTGCCCGAGAGCGTCGAGGAGGCGGCCCTCATCGACGGCTGCTCGCTGCCGCGGATGCTCTGGACGGTGGTGCTGCCGATCGCGATGCCCGGCGTGGTCGCGACCGCGATCTATGTGTTCATGATCGCGTGGAACGAGTACCTCTTCGCGCTGCTCTTCCTCGTGCAGAGCCGGTCACTCTGGACCGCACCGCTCGGCATCTCTCAGCTGACGGACTTCAACGTGCCCGTCACGGTGCTGCTTGCGGGCTCGATCGCGGTGACCATCCCCGTCATCCTCGCGTTCTTCTTCTCGCAGCGCTTCCTGGTCGCGGGCCTCACGTCGGGAGCCGAGAAGTGAGCGAGCCGAAGCGATTCGTCGTGCTGGGGGCCGGCGGTCGCGGCCGGGAGGCCTACGGCAGCTGGATCCTACGTCACCCCGAGCGCGCGAAGGTGGTCGCCGTCGCCGACCGCGAACCCTCGAGGCGCGAGGGCTTCGCCGAGGAGGCCGGCGGTGCGGCGCGCTACGAGGACTGGCGCGAGCTGCTCGCCGACCTGCCCACGCTCGGTGCCGACGCGGCCATCGTCGCGCTGCCCGACGCCGAACACGTCGACCCCGCCATCGCGCTCATGGCCCACGGACTCCCCATCCTCCTGGAGAAGCCCGCCGCGAGCACGTCGGATGAGCTCGAACGTCTCGCCGACGCGGCACGGTCCGCCGACGCGCGGATCGTCGTCGGCCACGTGTTGCGCTTCACCCCGTTCTGGCGCGCCGTGCGCGGGATCCTCGACTCGGGTGCGATGGGCGACCTGATGACCATCGACCTCCGCGAGAACATCGGGTTCTGGCACTTCGCGCACTCGTACGTGCGGGGCAACTGGAAACGCGCCGCCGACGCGAGCCCGATGGTGCTCGCGAAGACCTGCCACGATCTCGACCTCATCCGCTGGTTCGCAGGGGAGTCCCCGACGACCCTCTCGAGCGTGGGAGAGCTCTCGCACTTCCGCCCGGAGCACGCGCCGGAGGGCGCGCCCGAATTCTGCGTGGACGGCTGCCCGGTCGCCGCGTCGTGTCCGTTCTTCGCACCTCGGTACTACGTCGATGCGCTCGAGCACGTGCACGGGGTACCGGTGACGTTGCTCACCTCGGACACGTCGCGAGCGGGGCGTCTGCGCGCACTCGCCCACAGCGACTACGGCAGGTGCGTCTACCGGTCGGACAACGACGTCGCCGACCACCAGCAGACGGTCATGCGATTCAGTTCGGGCCTCACCGCCACCCTGACGGCGTCGGCGTTCACGGGCGAGAACACGCGCCACATCTCCATGACCGGCACCCGCGGGCAGCTCATCGGGCACATGGACGACGGCCGCATCGAGCTCGACCTGTTCTCGCCCGCAGCGCAGTTGCCGGAGCTCGCCGGCGTCTCCGTCGTCGAAGCACGCACCCGGCCACCGATGGGTCACCGCTCGTATGTGCTCTCGGCTCGTCCGGAGCGCGCCTCGGCGGGCGACCACCGCGGCCACGCCGGCGGTGACGACGGACTGATGGCGGCGTTCGTCGCCGGGGTCGAGTCGGGTGCCTGGAGCGAGGAGCTCTCCCTCGAGACCGCGCTGGACAGCCACCGCATGGCTTTCGCAGCCGAACGGGCGCGGCTCGCCGCCCGCTGACCGTACCCTCGCGTCGCCGTGCGACGCCTCCAGGGAGGAATCCGATGCAGTCCCGAATCCCGCCGACCGAGGCGCGCAACCCGCGCACGACCGACCTCGACCGGTGGCCGTCCGAGCACGTGATCCGCGCGATCCTCGCCGAGGACGCCCGCGGCGTCGCCGCCGCGGAGGCCGCCGCCGATGCGCTCGCCGCCGCCGTCGAGGCGGCGCTGCTGCGACTGACGCGCGGCGGTCGCGTGCATGCATTCGGGGCGGGGGCATCCGGTCGACTCGCGGTCCTCGACGCGACCGAAGCCACCCCGACGTTCGGCGCCCCCGCCGGCCTGTTCAGTGCGCATTTCCCAGGTGGAGCGGCGGCGTTCGCCGACTCGTCGATCGATCTGGAGGACGCCGAGCAGCTGGGCCGGGAGACCGCGGCCCGCGCCCTCGCACCCGCGGACATCGCCATCGGCATCACCGCGTCCGGGTCCACGGCGTACGTCGCGGGCGCACTCGCGGCCGCCCGTGCGGCGGGGGCGCTCACGATCCTCATCTGCTGCGACCCCGGCACACCGCTCGCCCTGCTCGTCGATCACGTCGTGGTCGCCGACACGGGAGCCGAGGCGATCACCGGCTCCACGCGGTTGAAGGCCGGTACCGCGACGAAGGTGCTGCTCAACGCGTTCTCGACCACCCTCATGGTCCGCGCTGGCCGCACCTACTCCAACCTGATGGTCGATCTCGTGGCGACGAACGTCAAACTCCGCGAACGTGCGATCGGCATCGTCGCGGCTGCCGCCGAGGTCGACCGCGCCGAGGCCGAGGCGTTGCTCGAGCGCGCCGACGGAGCCGTCCCGCTCGCGATCGTGCATGCCCGCAGCGGGCGCAACCTCGACGTGTGCCGGCGGGCGATCTCCGGCGGCGGCGGGGTGCGCGCCGCCCTGGCCCGGCTGGGAGCCGGGGCATGAACGGGGAGACGCACGTCGGGGTGGACGTCGGCGGCGGTGGCATCCGGATCAGGGCAGACGTCGGCGGCCGGCCGTTCGACGAGCGGGATCGCGCACCCGTTCCGCGCGCACGCGGGCGCATCGACGAGATCAGGCTGGCCACTCGGATCGGGGAACTGCTCGCCGCGGTCTCGCCGCCGGGGGAGCCGATGCGCGCGACCCGCCTCGCCGTGGGCCTCACGGGCATGCCCGAACTGCTCGACGCCGCCGCGTTCGCCTCGGCGCTCGCGGCCAGGTGCGACACCACATCGATCATCGTCGCCAACGACGGGCTCACCACGCATCTCGGGGCGCTGGGGGGTGAGGCCGGCACCGTCATCGCAGCAGGCACGGGCGTGGTCGCATCGGCGACCGACCTCGCGAGCATCTGGCGTCGCGGGGATGGCTGGGGCCATCTCATCGGCGACGAAGGAGGGGGTGCGTGGATCGGAGCGGCCGGATTACGTGCGGCGCTGCGCGCCGCCGACGGGCGGGAGGGTTCGTCGCCGACGCTGCTCGCAGAGGCCAGGCGTCGCTTCGGCAGCACCGACGACCTCATCGCACGCGTGTACGGCGGTGAGGCGCCCGCACACGAGCTGGCCGGATTCGCGCCCGTCGTCGCCGAGGCCGCGAGGAGCGGCGATCAGGTCGCCGCGGGAATCTGGGACCGCGCGGGCACCCTGCTCGCCGAGACCGCGTTCGCCGTCTCGAGCGGGCTTCCCCCGCGGTACTCGTGGGGCGGCAAGCTCTTCGACGCCGGTGAGCTCCTACTCGACCCCTTCCGGAAAGAGCTGCATCGTCGCGCCCCAGGGGCGCGTGTGGATCCGCCCGTCGGGCAGTCGGCGGACGGGGCGCTGCTGCTCGCCCGGCGCGGCCTCGGTGAGGCCGCGATCGCGCTCGCCGGGTTCGCCGAGGAGTTCCGGCTCAAGCCGCATCTCGCGCCGAGACCGTGACAGCGCACCCCATGCACCCGTATGGTGTGCACCATCGAAAGGTGGTGCGCCATGTCGATCTTCACGCGAGGGTTCTCGGGCCGAGGCCGCGACCGGGATGACCGGCTGCCACCGGGCCAGACGCTGGTCGGCGACTGGCCGGTGCTGTCGGCCGGGCCGACGCCCGACGTCTCGACCGACGAGTGGCGTTTCACGGTGCGCACCGAGACCGGGAACCACGAGTGGTCGTGGGATGAGATGCAGGCGCTCGGTGTCGAGGATGTGACCGTCGACATCCACTGCGTCACGCACTGGTCGAAGCTCGCGATGGGGTGGCGCGGCGTACCGCTCGACACGATCTTCGAGCACGTCGAGACGTCGTACGACTTCGTCATGGCGCACAGTTACGGCGGCTACACCACGAACGTGCCGCTCGACGAACTGCTGGACGGGCAGGCGTGGATCGCGTTCGAGGCCGACGGCGAGCCGCTCGACCCCGAGCACGGCGGGCCGGCTCGCCTGCTCGTGCCCCATCTCTACTTCTGGAAGAGCGCCAAGTGGGTGCGCGGCCTCACCATGATGCCGGCGGATGAGCCGGGGTTCTGGGAGCAGAACGGGTACCACCTGCACGGCGATCCGTGGCGAGAGGAGCGCTACTGGTGACGCTGGTCTCGCGGCCCGAGGTCGGCGCGTGGTGATCGGCCGAACCCCGGCGGCCTGGCATGCGGCGACGGTCGCGACGGTCGCCGACGAGACGCCGACCGCTCGCCGGATCGTGCTGGACATCCCGACGTGGCCGGGCAATGCGGCCGGCGCGCATCTCGACGTGCGGCTCACCGCCGACGACGGCTACCAGGCGAGCCGCTCGTACTCGATCGCGTCGTCGGGGCCCGGCATGCGCGTGGTGCTCGCGGTCGCCGAGGTGGCGACGGGCGAGGTGTCGCCGTTCCTGGTGCGCGATCTGCGGCCGGGCGATCAGCTCGAGGTGCACGGTCCGCTCGGCGCGTACTTCGTGTGGGCGCCGCCCGAGGCGGGCGGCACGGGTGATGCGGCCGGCATGGAGGGTCCGGATGCCTCGGAGGGCGCGCATGCCTCGGGCGCCGACCCCGGCGCGCTCGCACCAGTGCAGCTCATCGCCGGCGGCTCCGGGGTCGTCCCGCTGTTCGCGATGGCCGAGGCGCATGCGCGGGCGGCGGATGCCACGCCGTTCCGCCTGCTCTATTCGGTGCGCACCCCGGCCGACGTGTTCTTCTCCGCCGAGCTGGCCCGCTTCTCGATGGCGGCGACCCCACCGGCCGTGCCCGGCGGCCTCGATCTCGACGTGGTCTTCACGCGGGAGGCGCCGCCCGGCTCGCCCCGCCCGCCCGGACGTCTCTCGCCCGAGCTCCTCGCCGAGCTGACCTGGCCGCCTGACCGGGCACCGCGCGTCTTCATCTGCGGTCCGACGCCCTTCGTCGAGACCGTCGCGGGCTGGCTCGTGGCCGGCGGGCACGCACCCGGCGCGATCCGCACCGAACGATTCGGAGGCGCATGATGATTGGGAGGCCGAGCATGCAGCATCTCGACGGCAACTCGCTCGCGGGCGACCTCGCCTCGGTGTTCGGCGGCGACCTCACGGCGATGCTCGGCTCGTGCGCGTTCTGCCACGCGCGGGGAGCCCTCGCCGAGCTCATGGTCTATCGCACGGCGATGGGTTCGGTCGGCCGGTGTCCGACCTGCGGCGAGGTCCTGATGGTGCTCGTGGAGCATGGCGACCGGCCGATGGTGAGCCTCGTCGGCATCCGGGCGCTCGAGCCGGCGAGCACCGCGCTCTGAGCGGCGCACCGTGAGCGGCCCGGTGAGTACAGTGTCCTGATGGACATCCGCATCGCGGCGTACGGGGTCATCATCGAGGGCGAGCGCATCCTGCTCGCGCACTGGAACGAGCACGGCCGGTCTGGCTGGACCCTTCCGGGCGGCGGCATCGAGGGTGACGAGCACCCGATCGCCGGGGCGAGACGCGAGATCTTCGAGGAGACCGGGTACGAGGCATCCGTCGACCGCCTGCTCGGCATCGACACCATGGTGATTCCCGCGGAGCGCCGGCACACCGGCGCCGCGCCCCTGTACGCGCTGCGGGTCATCTACCGCGCGCGCGTCACGGGCGGCGAGCTGCGCAATGAGGTCGGCGGCTCGAGCGACGAGGCCCGTTGGTTCGACCTCGCAGTGGTGCCCGACCTCAAGCGCGTCGGCCTCGTCGACATCGCCTTGCGGCTCAACGCCGCCGAGCCCGCCGACGGCGTCCCGCCCGCCGCGTAGCGGTCGGACGCCCGCTCCGCATGGGAACGGCCCCGTCCGGAATCGGACGGGGCCGTTCGTCGGGGTCCCGATGACGGCGTTCATGCGTCAGCTGGACCTGGTGAGCGTGGCGACACCGGTGTAGGTGGTGTCGCGCAGTTCCGCGGCGACGGCGGCGTTGCGGCGGGCGGTGGCGACGGCCTCGTGCGTGAGGCGCTCGTCGGCGCGCCGGCCCCAGGCGACGAGCGCCAGGCCGAGTCGGATCGCGAGACGCTCGCGCGCGGCGCGCGCTCGTCGTCGTACACGGTCGCTGCTGCCCGCGGTCGCGGGGAGCGCGGTCATGGAGGTGTTCACGGTGGTTCCTTCTTCTTCGAGCGTCGGGCGCGCGGGTCGCGCGCCCCGGTGGGGCGACATGATCGGTCGGATGCCTCGGCGGCGGGGTCGACGGACGGTCGATCCGGGCGCGCAGGATCATCGGGACGCGGCATCCAGAAACGGTCGCGAGGCGACGGCGTCGGATGACGCGGGGCAGGGGAGTGCGGTGTCGTCACCGGTCCCGTGCGAACGGGGGCGCTTCAGCCTGCCGGCCGCGCGCTGCGGAGCTCCGCTAGCAGACGGCCGCGGCGGTGTGATCGCCGAGGAGGGTGAAGCCGTGGTGTGGGTTCGTCGAACGAATCATCGGTCATCACTCCTCTCAGATACTCAGCGGACCGTCGATGACACTATCGGTGTTCTCCCAGGGAACGCAACACCCAATGCGTATGCATCCGAAACCGACCACGGGGCGAGGTCAGGGAGCGAGCTCGGGGCGGAGCGACCACCAGCCCGCCCCGCGCTCGCGAGGTGCGAGGCGCACGAGGTCGGCACCCGTCGCGAACGCGTTGGGTGGGCAGGTCTGCGGCTCGACCGCGAGCCCCGCACGGCGAAGGCCGGGCTCCGGCAGGTCCGCCGTGAACAGCTGCACCCAGCGGAACGCACTCGAGCAGGTGATCGTGATCCGACGGGTACGTGACGCGACCTGCAC is a genomic window of Agromyces protaetiae containing:
- a CDS encoding carbohydrate ABC transporter permease; its protein translation is MTSVSPRTSLWSRLSRGQRENLNGYLLSGPSLLVVMLVVIVPFLAVIVFAFADIRLIDIPTLSLWDIEWTLDNFTAAMSSGAFWGALWTTIVYATFTTLGAIVVGLSVALAMRRPFRGRGLVRALLLVPYVLPVIAAATIWRTMLNPQYGVVNAFGMEFLGWERPISFLSTTTGEIAGIPVPVALTTVIVFEIWKTAPLAFLFITARLQSIPSDIEEAAALDGANSRQILTKMIMPQLRNVILLLLLLRFIWSFQSFNDIYLLTGGAGGTQVMAVKVYTELITRANIGSAAAYGLLMSVILAALLVVYVLVSRRKERM
- a CDS encoding Gfo/Idh/MocA family protein; its protein translation is MSEPKRFVVLGAGGRGREAYGSWILRHPERAKVVAVADREPSRREGFAEEAGGAARYEDWRELLADLPTLGADAAIVALPDAEHVDPAIALMAHGLPILLEKPAASTSDELERLADAARSADARIVVGHVLRFTPFWRAVRGILDSGAMGDLMTIDLRENIGFWHFAHSYVRGNWKRAADASPMVLAKTCHDLDLIRWFAGESPTTLSSVGELSHFRPEHAPEGAPEFCVDGCPVAASCPFFAPRYYVDALEHVHGVPVTLLTSDTSRAGRLRALAHSDYGRCVYRSDNDVADHQQTVMRFSSGLTATLTASAFTGENTRHISMTGTRGQLIGHMDDGRIELDLFSPAAQLPELAGVSVVEARTRPPMGHRSYVLSARPERASAGDHRGHAGGDDGLMAAFVAGVESGAWSEELSLETALDSHRMAFAAERARLAAR
- a CDS encoding molybdopterin-dependent oxidoreductase, which translates into the protein MSIFTRGFSGRGRDRDDRLPPGQTLVGDWPVLSAGPTPDVSTDEWRFTVRTETGNHEWSWDEMQALGVEDVTVDIHCVTHWSKLAMGWRGVPLDTIFEHVETSYDFVMAHSYGGYTTNVPLDELLDGQAWIAFEADGEPLDPEHGGPARLLVPHLYFWKSAKWVRGLTMMPADEPGFWEQNGYHLHGDPWREERYW
- a CDS encoding N-acetylmuramic acid 6-phosphate etherase; protein product: MQSRIPPTEARNPRTTDLDRWPSEHVIRAILAEDARGVAAAEAAADALAAAVEAALLRLTRGGRVHAFGAGASGRLAVLDATEATPTFGAPAGLFSAHFPGGAAAFADSSIDLEDAEQLGRETAARALAPADIAIGITASGSTAYVAGALAAARAAGALTILICCDPGTPLALLVDHVVVADTGAEAITGSTRLKAGTATKVLLNAFSTTLMVRAGRTYSNLMVDLVATNVKLRERAIGIVAAAAEVDRAEAEALLERADGAVPLAIVHARSGRNLDVCRRAISGGGGVRAALARLGAGA
- a CDS encoding DUF6510 family protein, with translation MQHLDGNSLAGDLASVFGGDLTAMLGSCAFCHARGALAELMVYRTAMGSVGRCPTCGEVLMVLVEHGDRPMVSLVGIRALEPASTAL
- a CDS encoding ABC transporter substrate-binding protein; its protein translation is MSTRRSRLAVIAVGASAVLALTACSPDASEPDTGEQSDIVFWTPQVTPERIAAQEEIAAAFEAETGIGVEVVPLGGADQNQALVTGAASGDVPDVILHAPDQTAAWNEQGLLDTEVAQRIVDELDPSTFNERALDLVTLDGEVGAVPSDGWVHLIAYRADLFEAAGVEVPGSLEELAEAATTLAGSGVTGIALGTQPGTPSSTEAVESTFLTTGCQLVEDGTVTIDSDECTNAAESFNVLAQSSLAGEFDVPSARAAYLAGNAAMLLFSTHILDEVAGLDPDNPVTCAECAADPTFLAANTQFITILDESNPAQYGSTLNYGVPVGAHAEEAQMFIEYLLNDGYIDTLAMATEGRLPLRLGTPDEPTTFIDEWGTLPFGVDRASGQSIADVYGADIVEALSGGMDAISRWAFGTPDAPLEGAVFSQNVLSQNLDQLYAGTPAADVTATMAEQVSALQAELGLQ
- a CDS encoding N-acetylglucosamine kinase, with product MNGETHVGVDVGGGGIRIRADVGGRPFDERDRAPVPRARGRIDEIRLATRIGELLAAVSPPGEPMRATRLAVGLTGMPELLDAAAFASALAARCDTTSIIVANDGLTTHLGALGGEAGTVIAAGTGVVASATDLASIWRRGDGWGHLIGDEGGGAWIGAAGLRAALRAADGREGSSPTLLAEARRRFGSTDDLIARVYGGEAPAHELAGFAPVVAEAARSGDQVAAGIWDRAGTLLAETAFAVSSGLPPRYSWGGKLFDAGELLLDPFRKELHRRAPGARVDPPVGQSADGALLLARRGLGEAAIALAGFAEEFRLKPHLAPRP
- a CDS encoding NUDIX hydrolase, whose translation is MDIRIAAYGVIIEGERILLAHWNEHGRSGWTLPGGGIEGDEHPIAGARREIFEETGYEASVDRLLGIDTMVIPAERRHTGAAPLYALRVIYRARVTGGELRNEVGGSSDEARWFDLAVVPDLKRVGLVDIALRLNAAEPADGVPPAA
- a CDS encoding FAD-binding oxidoreductase, coding for MVIGRTPAAWHAATVATVADETPTARRIVLDIPTWPGNAAGAHLDVRLTADDGYQASRSYSIASSGPGMRVVLAVAEVATGEVSPFLVRDLRPGDQLEVHGPLGAYFVWAPPEAGGTGDAAGMEGPDASEGAHASGADPGALAPVQLIAGGSGVVPLFAMAEAHARAADATPFRLLYSVRTPADVFFSAELARFSMAATPPAVPGGLDLDVVFTREAPPGSPRPPGRLSPELLAELTWPPDRAPRVFICGPTPFVETVAGWLVAGGHAPGAIRTERFGGA
- a CDS encoding carbohydrate ABC transporter permease, yielding MSTRRRNSLSSSPVDRVLRWSVIVIALVLSVGPVLYGIILSVRPFSAVTNEPLDLLPAPSELDFSAYWDALLPASEGGFGLGQFVLNSALLAIGTVVLSLLASVFGAYAAARLRYRGRSTTNAIILAVYLFPGIVLAVPLFVMLSRVGLTGNLIGLLIVYVALTVPVALYMVRNYFLALPESVEEAALIDGCSLPRMLWTVVLPIAMPGVVATAIYVFMIAWNEYLFALLFLVQSRSLWTAPLGISQLTDFNVPVTVLLAGSIAVTIPVILAFFFSQRFLVAGLTSGAEK